The DNA segment GACCAAAAATAGGGAGGAAGATTCATATTATCTGTTCCAAATCTCTTCAACCTGAATTTTCCTGGCATCGCTTTTACGGATAGCTAGATGATATCCCCTCAGATTAATCTTCATAGGGTCCCCCAGCGGAGCTTGGCCGTCAACTTTAAATTCTGTCCCTTTGACCAGGCCCATATCTGTCAGTTTTTTTCTTAATACGGCATCCATGTGTATATTGACAATTCTGGCAT comes from the Dehalobacter sp. genome and includes:
- a CDS encoding ferrous iron transport protein A, which translates into the protein MDATFLTMDKIPVNSNARIVNIHMDAVLRKKLTDMGLVKGTEFKVDGQAPLGDPMKINLRGYHLAIRKSDARKIQVEEIWNR